A window of the Falco biarmicus isolate bFalBia1 chromosome 10, bFalBia1.pri, whole genome shotgun sequence genome harbors these coding sequences:
- the LOC130155889 gene encoding fer-1-like protein 4 isoform X15 has translation MLDYAMLLDRALSFIGDNAPSTTFFSQTACWAEGPTQALKCLIPSGTVSPKRGTCFRWSSHITCMQVFEEKTQTPLGGFTQKTRKIHCGPEAVFGELFCWPHYGKLVMGEVLSITVYNCSKVFSNRLLGTLVLSLQHLMTSGRLIIREALVDRNHRVTGIYIELDLRYVPPDGSAGTWVEEDFVYQMKDSSELIIHNPGFEELQAAEGPRASELDRRAAVLGRKLAKGLETDEEEEDEDFCDASEMEVSGIVFSPVRSRSRLCFSRDLFATPTPQSFQVGINIIEAQKLVGVNINPFVVVKVGEEKKHTATQKSTNCPFYNEYFLFEFHEPRDTLFHRLIEILVFHSKKIPFLGTCIGTFKMDIATVYSQPDHRFFQKWAVISDPTDTRAGVKGFVKCNISVTARGDVVGSLPTSSSSRGEDIERNLLLPKRVPAERPWARVCIKLYRAEGLPSMSAGIVGGFSKIIGEKKVFIDPYVRVSFCGQQGETSVETNTTEPEWNEQISFIEMFPPLARKIKVQVLDDASVGDVAIATHYIDLQQISDPGRNGFNPTFGPAWVNLYGSPQNSALRDIHKDLNEGMGEGIFYRGRILMAITVEIFSSLSMAERKLGNKMKGALSKLKLKKKSKKFKEKAKELNQLQGEEEAGGSQDAKQPREVTVEVEELHPLPEKALGRKEEFLLFTAFFEATMMDPSLSSKFVSFEISIGNYGKAAEVVTKVQRRVEKGEAKEEEQPLLDPGSDGELNVEALGPASAALNKSVTKGQRPEPMEYDRSYSCLPMTHEKPCVYVWSYWEDHTWRLCISNWIVKLAERLEQGLDHVEKLMRRPKAKAEEQLRDVLEEFVAGCRQYSLSTERKTMAHPNNLDRCRMKYLMRNIVLYAKQGLRVRQRLTQANVKEKVKETRRILAKLRFMAKEPQCTLPDVLVWMLSNNRRVAYARIPAQNILYSVVEEEKGKDCAKIQTVFMKVPGLHTGEIFAKLEIYMWLGVTKYAKNCLMELPEEFKYLSESGQEIAQLLAYSLPSWLSRDDFSYFQLRAHLYQARGILPADDNGLSDPFVRVVFSTYCQTTRMLEETLSPLWNELLLFDQLIIDGKKEELKTETPIIIINLFSHNKFGSPEFLGQAFAVPQVKLVDEPYTKPALQFFDFYKGTKAVGELIGTFELIELDYSGYLEPSVPEDVEPKEPDYLGDPHAGRFIIPEGIRPVLKEFRIEILFWGLRNLKRVNLFEVDQPQVIIECAGKKVESEVIVAYKENPNFTELVKYMDVELPEQVYLHPPLSIFVVEKRAFGRTVLVGTHIVSDVMKFSPRELEEEPEDVLKAQKVSSQHLPSETVVNIAPAAGDPRPSTHPLSLVKAPLKKICINKLVKKEDEYEEEKPELEELDWWSKYYESLKELYNQTHSDEEDVENDDVNDAEGGNLNASSIDVEAEDEIAIEAEPARPKRKIIATLQIYNSELENEFGNFEDWLCIFPLHRGKASEDEDGNEDEHFVGKYKGSFYVYPTEEAGAKPKVSQGVPRNRPIKVLVRVYIIKATNLSPADPNGKADPYVMVTVGQEQKDTKERYIPKQLNPVFGEVVELTVSFPMESELTVAIFDHDLVGSDDLIGETKIDLENRFYSKHRANCGVASQYDINSYNMWRDAFKPTQILDSLCKKNLLPAPEYRREEVKVDNKIFKVPPEAFPEEASVRNRRGASDENWSVDDEHKALYVLQHWEEMPGYGYKLVPEHVEIRSLYNPENPGLVQAV, from the exons ATGCTGGATTATGCCATGCTACTTGACAGAGCTCTGTCCTTTATAGGAGATAATGCTCCATCCACCACCTTCTTTTCCCAGACAGCTTGTTGGGCTGAGGGCCCTACTCAAGCTCTGAAATGCTTGATTCCCTCGGGGACTGTTTCACCAAAACGAGGCACCTGCTTCAGGTGGAGCAGTCACATCACTTGCATGCAAGTGTTTGAGGAAAAGACACAGACTCCATTGGGAG GCTTCACTCAGAAGACGAGGAAGATCCACTGTGGCCCAGAGGCTGTCTTCGGGGAG CTTTTTTGCTGGCCTCATTATGGGAAGCTCGTCATGGGGGAAGTGCTGTCCATTACGGTTTACAACTGCAGCAAGGTTTTCAGTAACAG GCTTCTCGGTACCCTTGTCCTCAGCCTTCAGCACCTGATGACATCTGGCAGGCTGATCATCCGGGAGGCCCTTGTCGACAGGAACCACAGAGTCACTGGT ATCTACATTGAGTTGGATTTGCGCTACGTGCCTCCAGATGGCTCTGCTGGAACCTGGGTTGAAGAGGACTTTGTCTATCAGATGAAAGACAG ttcaGAGTTAATCATCCACAATCCTGGATTTGAGGAGCTGCA GGCAGCCGAGGGTCCAAGAGCAAGTGAACTGGACAGGAGGGCTGCTGTGTTGGGCAGGAAGCTAGCGAAAGGCCTGGAGACTGacgaggaagaggaggatgaggatTTCTGTGATGCGTCTGAGATGGAGGTCTCTGGCATTGTCTTCAGCCCTGTGAGGAG CCGCTCCAGACTTTGCTTCTCACGGGACCTCTTTGCCACCCCAACCCCGCAGAGTTTCCAG GTTGGGATTAATATCATTGAAGCGCAGAAGCTGGTGGGGGTGAACATTAACCCCTTTGTGGTAGTCAAGGTTGGAGAGGAGAAGAAGCACACGGCAACACAGAAGTCAACAAACTGCCCCTTCTACAATGAA tattttttgttcGAATTCCATGAGCCAAGGGACACTTTGTTCCACAGACTCATAGAGATCTTG GTGTTCCACTCAAAGAAGATACCATTCCTGGGAACATGCATAGGAACGTTCAAGATGGACATTGCAACAGTGTACAGCCAGCCAG aTCACAGGTTTTTCCAGAAGTGGGCTGTTATCAGTGACCCCACAGACACCCGGGCAGGCGTGAAAGGCTTTGTGAAGTGCAACATCTCTGTCACTGCACGTGGGGATGTTGTGggctcccttcccacctcctccagcagccgGGGTGAGGACATTGAAAG GAACCTGCTGCTGCCTAAGAGAGTCCCTGCAGAGAGGCCCTGGGCCAGGGTCTGCATCAAGCTGTATCGTGCTGAGGGCCTGCCCAGCATGAGTGCAGGCATCGTGGGTGGTTTCTCCAAGATCataggggagaaaaaagtctttattgACCCGTACGTGCGGGTCTCATTCTGTGGGCAGCAG GGGGAAACGTCAGTGGAGACCAACACCACTGAGCCTGAGTGGAATGAACAGATCAGCTTTATTGAGATGTTCCCACCTCTGGCCAGGAAGATAAAAGTGCAGGTCCTGGATGATGCCAGTGTTGGAGACGTGGCCATTGCTACACACTATATTGACCTGCAGCAGATCTCAGACCCTGGCAGGAATG GCTTTAACCCGACGTTTGGTCCAGCCTGGGTGAACCTGTATGGCTCACCGCAGAACTCAGCTCTGCGGGACATCCACAAAGACCTCAATGAGGGCATGGGTGAGGGGATCTTCTACCGCGGGCGCATCCTCATGGCCATCACGGTGGAGATCTTCAGCAGCCTCAGCATGGCAGAGAGGAAGCTTGGGAACAAGATGAAAGGTGCCCTAAGCAAActgaagctgaagaagaaaagtaagaaaTTCAAGGAGAAGGCCAAAGAACTCAaccagctgcagggagaggaggaagctggGGGCTCTCAGGATGCCAAGCAGCCTAGGGAGGTCACTGTGGAGGTGGAAGAGCTTCATCCACTCCCTGAG AAAGcgctggggaggaaggaggaattCCTCCTCTTCACTGCCTTCTTTGAAGCCACTATGATGGACCCCTCTCTCAGCTCCAAGTTTGTCAGCTTTGAAATCTCGATAG GAAACTATGGCAAAGCTGCAGAGGTTGTGACCAAAGTACAGAGAAGAGTGGAAAAGGGAGAAGCGAAAGAAGAAGAGCAGCCTTTGCTGGACCCTGGTTCAGATGGTGAGCTGAATGTTGAAGCCTTGGgcccagcttcagcagcactgaacaagTCGGTGACAAAAGGCCAGAGACCAGAGCCCATGGAGTATGACAG GTCATATAGCTGCCTGCCCATGACGCACGAGAAACCCTGCGTGTATGTGTGGAGCTACTGGGAGGATCACACCTGGAGACTCTGCATTTCCAACTGGATTGTCAAACTGGCAGAGCGCCTG gagcaggggctggaccATGTGGAGAAGCTCATGAGAAGGCCAAAGGCTaaagcagaagagcagctcAGAGATGTGCTGGAGGAATTTGTAGCTGGATGCAG GCAGTATTCACtcagcacagagagaaaaacaatgGCACATCCAAACAACCTCGACAGATGTCGGATGAAATACCTGATGCGCAACATT GTCCTGTATGCAAAGCAGGGGCTCCGCGTGAGGCAGCGGCTGACTCAAGCCAATGTCAAGGAGAAGGTTAAGGAGACAAGGAGGATCCTGGCAAAGCTACGCTTCATGGCTAAAGAG ccCCAGTGCACCCTCCCCGATGTACTTGTCTGGATGCTCAGCAACAACAGGCGTGTGGCATATGCAAGAATTCCTGCACAGAACATTCTCTACTCGGTAGTTGAGGAGGAGAAAGGCAAGGACTGTGCAAAGATCCAGACTGTCTTTATGAAG GTCCCTGGCTTACACACTGGTGAGATCTTTGCCAAATTGGAAATCTACATGTGGCTTGGGGTAACCAAATATGCAAAGAACTGTTTGATGGAGCTGCCTGAGGAGTTCAAGTACCTCTCTGAGAGTGGACAGGAGATAGCCCAGCTCTTGGCATACAGTCTTCCCAGCTGGCTCAGCAGGGATG ATTTCAGCTATTTCCAGCTCCGAGCCCATCTGTATCAGGCTCGAGGGATACTCCCTGCAGATGACAATGGCCTTTCAGATCCCTTTGTGAGAGTGGTGTTTTCAACTTATTGCCAGACCACCAGG ATGCTGGAGGAGACACTGAGCCCCTTGTGGAATGAGCTACTTCTGTTTGACCAGCTCATTATTgatgggaaaaaagaagagttgaAAACAGAGACCCCCATCATTATAATCAACCTTTTCAGCCACAATAAATTT GGTTCTCCCGAGTTCCTTGGCCAGGCCTTTGCCGTTCCACAGGTGAAGTTGGTTGATGAGCCGTACACCAAACCTGCCCTGCAGTTCTTTGATTTCTACAAAGGCACCAAAGCAGTGGGAGAGCTCATTGGCACTTTTGAGCTGATTGAACTGGATTACAGTGGTTATTTGGAG CCATCGGTGCCTGAGGACGTGGAGCCCAAGGAACCTGACTACCTGGGAGACCCCCATGCTGGACGGTTCATCATTCCTGAGGGCATCCGCCCGGTGCTGAAGGAGTTCCGCATAGAG ATCCTGTTCTGGGGCCTGCGGAACCTGAAGCGGGTGAACTTGTTTGAGGTGGATCAGCCCCAGGTGATCATTGAATGTGCTGGCAAGAAGGTGGAGTCAGAGGTGATTGTGGCCtacaaagaaaaccccaactTCACTGAGCTGGTCAAATACATGGACGTG GAGCTCCCAGAGCAGGTCTACCTGCACCCTCCTCTCAGTATCTTTGTGGTGGAGAAGCGGGCGTTTGGACGCACTGTGCTGGTGGGTACCCACATTGTGTCTGATGTGATGAAATTCTCTCCcagagagctggaggaggagccAGAAGATGTGCTCAAAG CTCAGAAAGTCTCATCCCAGCATCTTCCTTCTGAGACTGTGGTAAACATTGCCCCAGCAGCTGGTGACCCACGTCCCAGCACTCACCCCCTGAGTCTTGTGAAG GctcctttgaagaaaatttgCATCAATAAGCTTGTAAAGAAGGAGGATGAATATGAAGAGGAAAAACCAGAGCTCGAAGAACTGGATTGGTGGTCCAAGTACTATGAGTCCCTGAAGGAGCTGTATAACCAG ACACACAGTGATGAGGAAGATGTTGAGAATGATGACGTGAATGATGCAG AAGGTGGGAATTTAAATGCATCCTCCATAGATGTGGAAGCAGAAGATGAGATAGCAATTGAAGCTGAACCTGCTCGACCCAAGAGGAAGATCATCGCCACCCTTCAG ATCTACAACTCTGAGCTGGAAAATGAGTTTGGTAATTTTGAAGactggctgtgtattttcccccttcatCGTGGCAAAGCAAGTGAGGATGAAGATGGAAACGAGGATGAACATTTTGTGGGGAAGTACAAG GGTTCCTTCTATGTCTACCCCACTGAGGAAGCTGGTGCAAAGCCCAAGGTCTCCCAGGGCGTTCCAAGAAACAGACCCATCAAGGTTCTTGTAAGAGTTTACATCATTAAG GCTACGAACCTGTCTCCAGCAGACCCCAATGGCAAGGCAGATCCCTACGTGATGGTGactgtggggcaggagcagaAGGACACAAAGGAGCGATACATCCCAAAGCAGCTCAATCCTGTGTTTGGAGA AGTTGTGGAGCTGACAGTGTCCTTTCCCATGGAATCAGAACTCACTGTGGCAATATTTGACCATGACTTGGTTGGATCTGATGATCTGATTGGGGAGACCAAGATTGACCTGGAGAATCGATTCTACAGCAAGCACAGGGCCAACTGTGGAGTGGCTTCTCAGTATGACAT AAACAGCTACAACATGTGGCGAGATGCTTTCAAACCCACACAGATCTTGGATAGCTTATGCAAGAAAAATTTGCTCCCTGCACCAGAGTACAGACGGGAGGAGGTCAAAGTGGACAATAAAATATTCAAGGTCCCCCCAGAGGCTTTTCCTGAAG aggcCTCTGTGAGGAACAGGAGAGGAGCGTCAGATGAGAACTGGTCAGTGGATGATGAACATAAGGCTTTGTACgtcctgcagcactgggaagagATGCCAGGGTACGGATACAAGCTGGTACCAGAGCATGTGGAGATCCGATCCCTGTACAACCCGGAGAACCCTGGACTTGTGCAG GCTGTGTAG
- the LOC130155889 gene encoding fer-1-like protein 4 isoform X19, whose protein sequence is MLDYAMLLDRALSFIGDNAPSTTFFSQTACWAEGPTQALKCLIPSGTVSPKRGTCFRWSSHITCMQVFEEKTQTPLGGFTQKTRKIHCGPEAVFGELFCWPHYGKLVMGEVLSITVYNCSKVFSNRLLGTLVLSLQHLMTSGRLIIREALVDRNHRVTGIYIELDLRYVPPDGSAGTWVEEDFVYQMKDSSELIIHNPGFEELQAAEGPRASELDRRAAVLGRKLAKGLETDEEEEDEDFCDASEMEVSGIVFSPVRSRSRLCFSRDLFATPTPQSFQVGINIIEAQKLVGVNINPFVVVKVGEEKKHTATQKSTNCPFYNEYFLFEFHEPRDTLFHRLIEILVFHSKKIPFLGTCIGTFKMDIATVYSQPDHRFFQKWAVISDPTDTRAGVKGFVKCNISVTARGDVVGSLPTSSSSRGEDIERNLLLPKRVPAERPWARVCIKLYRAEGLPSMSAGIVGGFSKIIGEKKVFIDPYVRVSFCGQQGETSVETNTTEPEWNEQISFIEMFPPLARKIKVQVLDDASVGDVAIATHYIDLQQISDPGRNGFNPTFGPAWVNLYGSPQNSALRDIHKDLNEGMGEGIFYRGRILMAITVEIFSSLSMAERKLGNKMKGALSKLKLKKKSKKFKEKAKELNQLQGEEEAGGSQDAKQPREVTVEVEELHPLPEKALGRKEEFLLFTAFFEATMMDPSLSSKFVSFEISIGNYGKAAEVVTKVQRRVEKGEAKEEEQPLLDPGSDGELNVEALGPASAALNKSVTKGQRPEPMEYDRSYSCLPMTHEKPCVYVWSYWEDHTWRLCISNWIVKLAERLEQGLDHVEKLMRRPKAKAEEQLRDVLEEFVAGCRQYSLSTERKTMAHPNNLDRCRMKYLMRNIVLYAKQGLRVRQRLTQANVKEKVKETRRILAKLRFMAKEPQCTLPDVLVWMLSNNRRVAYARIPAQNILYSVVEEEKGKDCAKIQTVFMKVPGLHTGEIFAKLEIYMWLGVTKYAKNCLMELPEEFKYLSESGQEIAQLLAYSLPSWLSRDDFSYFQLRAHLYQARGILPADDNGLSDPFVRVVFSTYCQTTRMLEETLSPLWNELLLFDQLIIDGKKEELKTETPIIIINLFSHNKFGSPEFLGQAFAVPQVKLVDEPYTKPALQFFDFYKGTKAVGELIGTFELIELDYSGYLEPSVPEDVEPKEPDYLGDPHAGRFIIPEGIRPVLKEFRIEILFWGLRNLKRVNLFEVDQPQVIIECAGKKVESEVIVAYKENPNFTELVKYMDVELPEQVYLHPPLSIFVVEKRAFGRTVLVGTHIVSDVMKFSPRELEEEPEDVLKAQKVSSQHLPSETVVNIAPAAGDPRPSTHPLSLVKAPLKKICINKLVKKEDEYEEEKPELEELDWWSKYYESLKELYNQTHSDEEDVENDDVNDAEGGNLNASSIDVEAEDEIAIEAEPARPKRKIIATLQIYNSELENEFGNFEDWLCIFPLHRGKASEDEDGNEDEHFVGKYKGSFYVYPTEEAGAKPKVSQGVPRNRPIKVLVRVYIIKATNLSPADPNGKADPYVMVTVGQEQKDTKERYIPKQLNPVFGEVVELTVSFPMESELTVAIFDHDLVGSDDLIGETKIDLENRFYSKHRANCGVASQYDINSYNMWRDAFKPTQILDSLCKKNLLPAPEYRREEVKVDNKIFKVPPEAFPEALGRDARVRIQAGTRACGDPIPVQPGEPWTCAGTSVY, encoded by the exons ATGCTGGATTATGCCATGCTACTTGACAGAGCTCTGTCCTTTATAGGAGATAATGCTCCATCCACCACCTTCTTTTCCCAGACAGCTTGTTGGGCTGAGGGCCCTACTCAAGCTCTGAAATGCTTGATTCCCTCGGGGACTGTTTCACCAAAACGAGGCACCTGCTTCAGGTGGAGCAGTCACATCACTTGCATGCAAGTGTTTGAGGAAAAGACACAGACTCCATTGGGAG GCTTCACTCAGAAGACGAGGAAGATCCACTGTGGCCCAGAGGCTGTCTTCGGGGAG CTTTTTTGCTGGCCTCATTATGGGAAGCTCGTCATGGGGGAAGTGCTGTCCATTACGGTTTACAACTGCAGCAAGGTTTTCAGTAACAG GCTTCTCGGTACCCTTGTCCTCAGCCTTCAGCACCTGATGACATCTGGCAGGCTGATCATCCGGGAGGCCCTTGTCGACAGGAACCACAGAGTCACTGGT ATCTACATTGAGTTGGATTTGCGCTACGTGCCTCCAGATGGCTCTGCTGGAACCTGGGTTGAAGAGGACTTTGTCTATCAGATGAAAGACAG ttcaGAGTTAATCATCCACAATCCTGGATTTGAGGAGCTGCA GGCAGCCGAGGGTCCAAGAGCAAGTGAACTGGACAGGAGGGCTGCTGTGTTGGGCAGGAAGCTAGCGAAAGGCCTGGAGACTGacgaggaagaggaggatgaggatTTCTGTGATGCGTCTGAGATGGAGGTCTCTGGCATTGTCTTCAGCCCTGTGAGGAG CCGCTCCAGACTTTGCTTCTCACGGGACCTCTTTGCCACCCCAACCCCGCAGAGTTTCCAG GTTGGGATTAATATCATTGAAGCGCAGAAGCTGGTGGGGGTGAACATTAACCCCTTTGTGGTAGTCAAGGTTGGAGAGGAGAAGAAGCACACGGCAACACAGAAGTCAACAAACTGCCCCTTCTACAATGAA tattttttgttcGAATTCCATGAGCCAAGGGACACTTTGTTCCACAGACTCATAGAGATCTTG GTGTTCCACTCAAAGAAGATACCATTCCTGGGAACATGCATAGGAACGTTCAAGATGGACATTGCAACAGTGTACAGCCAGCCAG aTCACAGGTTTTTCCAGAAGTGGGCTGTTATCAGTGACCCCACAGACACCCGGGCAGGCGTGAAAGGCTTTGTGAAGTGCAACATCTCTGTCACTGCACGTGGGGATGTTGTGggctcccttcccacctcctccagcagccgGGGTGAGGACATTGAAAG GAACCTGCTGCTGCCTAAGAGAGTCCCTGCAGAGAGGCCCTGGGCCAGGGTCTGCATCAAGCTGTATCGTGCTGAGGGCCTGCCCAGCATGAGTGCAGGCATCGTGGGTGGTTTCTCCAAGATCataggggagaaaaaagtctttattgACCCGTACGTGCGGGTCTCATTCTGTGGGCAGCAG GGGGAAACGTCAGTGGAGACCAACACCACTGAGCCTGAGTGGAATGAACAGATCAGCTTTATTGAGATGTTCCCACCTCTGGCCAGGAAGATAAAAGTGCAGGTCCTGGATGATGCCAGTGTTGGAGACGTGGCCATTGCTACACACTATATTGACCTGCAGCAGATCTCAGACCCTGGCAGGAATG GCTTTAACCCGACGTTTGGTCCAGCCTGGGTGAACCTGTATGGCTCACCGCAGAACTCAGCTCTGCGGGACATCCACAAAGACCTCAATGAGGGCATGGGTGAGGGGATCTTCTACCGCGGGCGCATCCTCATGGCCATCACGGTGGAGATCTTCAGCAGCCTCAGCATGGCAGAGAGGAAGCTTGGGAACAAGATGAAAGGTGCCCTAAGCAAActgaagctgaagaagaaaagtaagaaaTTCAAGGAGAAGGCCAAAGAACTCAaccagctgcagggagaggaggaagctggGGGCTCTCAGGATGCCAAGCAGCCTAGGGAGGTCACTGTGGAGGTGGAAGAGCTTCATCCACTCCCTGAG AAAGcgctggggaggaaggaggaattCCTCCTCTTCACTGCCTTCTTTGAAGCCACTATGATGGACCCCTCTCTCAGCTCCAAGTTTGTCAGCTTTGAAATCTCGATAG GAAACTATGGCAAAGCTGCAGAGGTTGTGACCAAAGTACAGAGAAGAGTGGAAAAGGGAGAAGCGAAAGAAGAAGAGCAGCCTTTGCTGGACCCTGGTTCAGATGGTGAGCTGAATGTTGAAGCCTTGGgcccagcttcagcagcactgaacaagTCGGTGACAAAAGGCCAGAGACCAGAGCCCATGGAGTATGACAG GTCATATAGCTGCCTGCCCATGACGCACGAGAAACCCTGCGTGTATGTGTGGAGCTACTGGGAGGATCACACCTGGAGACTCTGCATTTCCAACTGGATTGTCAAACTGGCAGAGCGCCTG gagcaggggctggaccATGTGGAGAAGCTCATGAGAAGGCCAAAGGCTaaagcagaagagcagctcAGAGATGTGCTGGAGGAATTTGTAGCTGGATGCAG GCAGTATTCACtcagcacagagagaaaaacaatgGCACATCCAAACAACCTCGACAGATGTCGGATGAAATACCTGATGCGCAACATT GTCCTGTATGCAAAGCAGGGGCTCCGCGTGAGGCAGCGGCTGACTCAAGCCAATGTCAAGGAGAAGGTTAAGGAGACAAGGAGGATCCTGGCAAAGCTACGCTTCATGGCTAAAGAG ccCCAGTGCACCCTCCCCGATGTACTTGTCTGGATGCTCAGCAACAACAGGCGTGTGGCATATGCAAGAATTCCTGCACAGAACATTCTCTACTCGGTAGTTGAGGAGGAGAAAGGCAAGGACTGTGCAAAGATCCAGACTGTCTTTATGAAG GTCCCTGGCTTACACACTGGTGAGATCTTTGCCAAATTGGAAATCTACATGTGGCTTGGGGTAACCAAATATGCAAAGAACTGTTTGATGGAGCTGCCTGAGGAGTTCAAGTACCTCTCTGAGAGTGGACAGGAGATAGCCCAGCTCTTGGCATACAGTCTTCCCAGCTGGCTCAGCAGGGATG ATTTCAGCTATTTCCAGCTCCGAGCCCATCTGTATCAGGCTCGAGGGATACTCCCTGCAGATGACAATGGCCTTTCAGATCCCTTTGTGAGAGTGGTGTTTTCAACTTATTGCCAGACCACCAGG ATGCTGGAGGAGACACTGAGCCCCTTGTGGAATGAGCTACTTCTGTTTGACCAGCTCATTATTgatgggaaaaaagaagagttgaAAACAGAGACCCCCATCATTATAATCAACCTTTTCAGCCACAATAAATTT GGTTCTCCCGAGTTCCTTGGCCAGGCCTTTGCCGTTCCACAGGTGAAGTTGGTTGATGAGCCGTACACCAAACCTGCCCTGCAGTTCTTTGATTTCTACAAAGGCACCAAAGCAGTGGGAGAGCTCATTGGCACTTTTGAGCTGATTGAACTGGATTACAGTGGTTATTTGGAG CCATCGGTGCCTGAGGACGTGGAGCCCAAGGAACCTGACTACCTGGGAGACCCCCATGCTGGACGGTTCATCATTCCTGAGGGCATCCGCCCGGTGCTGAAGGAGTTCCGCATAGAG ATCCTGTTCTGGGGCCTGCGGAACCTGAAGCGGGTGAACTTGTTTGAGGTGGATCAGCCCCAGGTGATCATTGAATGTGCTGGCAAGAAGGTGGAGTCAGAGGTGATTGTGGCCtacaaagaaaaccccaactTCACTGAGCTGGTCAAATACATGGACGTG GAGCTCCCAGAGCAGGTCTACCTGCACCCTCCTCTCAGTATCTTTGTGGTGGAGAAGCGGGCGTTTGGACGCACTGTGCTGGTGGGTACCCACATTGTGTCTGATGTGATGAAATTCTCTCCcagagagctggaggaggagccAGAAGATGTGCTCAAAG CTCAGAAAGTCTCATCCCAGCATCTTCCTTCTGAGACTGTGGTAAACATTGCCCCAGCAGCTGGTGACCCACGTCCCAGCACTCACCCCCTGAGTCTTGTGAAG GctcctttgaagaaaatttgCATCAATAAGCTTGTAAAGAAGGAGGATGAATATGAAGAGGAAAAACCAGAGCTCGAAGAACTGGATTGGTGGTCCAAGTACTATGAGTCCCTGAAGGAGCTGTATAACCAG ACACACAGTGATGAGGAAGATGTTGAGAATGATGACGTGAATGATGCAG AAGGTGGGAATTTAAATGCATCCTCCATAGATGTGGAAGCAGAAGATGAGATAGCAATTGAAGCTGAACCTGCTCGACCCAAGAGGAAGATCATCGCCACCCTTCAG ATCTACAACTCTGAGCTGGAAAATGAGTTTGGTAATTTTGAAGactggctgtgtattttcccccttcatCGTGGCAAAGCAAGTGAGGATGAAGATGGAAACGAGGATGAACATTTTGTGGGGAAGTACAAG GGTTCCTTCTATGTCTACCCCACTGAGGAAGCTGGTGCAAAGCCCAAGGTCTCCCAGGGCGTTCCAAGAAACAGACCCATCAAGGTTCTTGTAAGAGTTTACATCATTAAG GCTACGAACCTGTCTCCAGCAGACCCCAATGGCAAGGCAGATCCCTACGTGATGGTGactgtggggcaggagcagaAGGACACAAAGGAGCGATACATCCCAAAGCAGCTCAATCCTGTGTTTGGAGA AGTTGTGGAGCTGACAGTGTCCTTTCCCATGGAATCAGAACTCACTGTGGCAATATTTGACCATGACTTGGTTGGATCTGATGATCTGATTGGGGAGACCAAGATTGACCTGGAGAATCGATTCTACAGCAAGCACAGGGCCAACTGTGGAGTGGCTTCTCAGTATGACAT AAACAGCTACAACATGTGGCGAGATGCTTTCAAACCCACACAGATCTTGGATAGCTTATGCAAGAAAAATTTGCTCCCTGCACCAGAGTACAGACGGGAGGAGGTCAAAGTGGACAATAAAATATTCAAGGTCCCCCCAGAGGCTTTTCCTGAAG cactgggaagagATGCCAGGGTACGGATACAAGCTGGTACCAGAGCATGTGGAGATCCGATCCCTGTACAACCCGGAGAACCCTGGACTTGTGCAG GGACCTCTGTCTATTGA